The Sphingosinicella flava genome includes the window CCAAGCGTTTATTTCGTCGCGAACTGCCCGGCTTCCGCGCCATAATGCTCCTTGGCATGAGCGCGGGCGGCGGTGGCGGTCTTGAACAGCTCGTCCTGCAAGGTGGAGGTCACCAGCGGATAATGCTGCGAATTGTATCGGGTTTCACGAATGGTAAGGCGGAAATGCCCTTCCTCATCCTTGGCGATCAGGTACGGGTGAATGGCGCGTCTCGACATGAATGTCTCCGATATTCGATTGAAAGGGGCAGGCGCTTGCCCCCGGAAGGGTTCAGGCAGCTTGCAGGTTGATCGCGGAGGTCTTGCCGCGTGCGTCCGTTTCAAGTTCGTAGCTGACCCGCTGATCCTTGTTCAGCCCGGGGAGCCCGGCGGTTTCCACGGCGGTGATGTGGACGAACGCATCGGCGCCGCCCGCATCGTTGAAGATGAAGCCATAGCCCCGGTCGTAGTTAAAGAATTTTACGGTACCAACGGTCATGCGCGGTCCTTTCACGATGACAGGTTTTCCGCGCGCAACCGGCGCAGCGGAGCTATTGAAGCGTGAAAGGGAAGGAGAGGCGCGCGAGGCGCCGACAAATTCCGTCGCAGGCGACGTGAGCAATTCTTATGTAAGCGCAAGGCGGGCAGCTTGCAACCGATGCTTCGCGGGTGCCGCCCCTTGCCAAAAATATGCCGCGCGGCTGTTCCAAGATCGATTTTGGCTGCCCGCTTCCGGCCCGTTCAGCTCCTAAAGCAGGGCCTAAAGCGGCTGAGGCTGCGCTGGCGTTTCGGGCAGGGCCGGGTCCGGGTCGTCCCGGCCCGGATCGGGCGGGATGGTTTCCGGGGGGCTGGTGTCCGGCTGGTCTGGCGACGGCTGCACCGGCTGGATTTCGGGCGGCGATTGGGGCGTGATGATATCCGGCTGTCCGGGCTGCGTGGCCATGGCGGCTCTCCTTTCACCGCCAATGATCAGGATTGAGCGATGTTCCTTGCCGGCGTCCGTTCTCTTGAGCGAGGACCAACCTGTATCGCGCCTCAGGAGAAAGCCCGATGGCCAGCTTCACGCACCGGGCCGCCCGCTTGACAGGTGCCGATCCGGTTGCGCGCGCGATAAACGGCGGATCGCGGGAGAAGTGCGCGCCGTTTTTCACGATTCAGCGCGCGGCGAGGGGCCGGTGCAACGTTCCGCGGATGCTCTGTTTTCTCCTGATTCCGTCATCTGGCGCGTCCATGGCGACGTCACCACGATGATGGTGGGCGGGATCGCGGCGCTGCTGTTGCAGATGCTGCACCCCAAAGTGCTGGCGGGCGTGTGGGACCACTCCGACTTCCGGCGTGACATGCTGGGCCGCCTGCGCCGCACCGCGCGCTTCATCGCGCTGACGACTACGGACATCGCGACGAGGCCGGAGCCGCGATCGACCGGGTGCGGCGTATCCACGATCATGTGGCCGGGACGCTGCCCGACGGCACGCCCTATCGCGCCGACGATCCCGACCTGCTCCTGTGGGTGCACCTGACCGAAACGGTCAGCTTTCTCGATGCTTGGATCCGGTACGGGGAGCTAGGAATGAGCCGCGCCGATCAAGACCGTTATTTCGCGGAAGCGGCACGGATCGGCGGCGCGCTGGGCGTCGAACGCCCGCCGCTTAGCCGAGCCGAGGCGGAAGCGATGATCGCGGCGATGCGGCCCGAGCTCGTTGCCGACGCGCGATCCCGGGACGTGGCGCGGATCGTCCTTAACTCACGCGGCTCGTCACGTGCGACCCGGGGCGTGCAGCTGCTCACCGTCCAGGCCGCGATCGATCTCCTCCCCGCCTGGGCGCGCCGGATGCATGGCTTTTCCGGCCCAGGGGTCGCGGCCTCATTGATTCGGGCCGGCACATTCGGCATGGCGAGCACATTGCGGTGGGCGTTCCGCTAAACGTTCTACGTTCCGGTGGGGCGAAGCGGCCAAGCGTCAGCGGGCTTCGTCCTTGCCCACATTGCCCAGCGGTCTCACGCAAAGAGCCCCCCGGCATTGCTGCCGGGGGGCTCTTTTCAAGGTCGGGCCAAGGCTTAGAACTGGAAGCGGAGGCCAGCCCTGAGGCCATAGCCTTTGAGGTCGTCGCCGAACCGGTAGTCGGCCTTTAGGAAAGCCGAAGTGCGGTCGGACGCGCCGAAGACGTTCACGATGCCCGACACTTCGCCATAGGTCTTGTTGCGGGGATCGTCGATCCGGACGGTTTCGCCCGCGCCCGTGATCGCCACGGCGCTTTCGCTGTGGAGATAGTGCCAGACGCTCGGCATGATGCTCGCTTCGATCCGCGTGCCGCCGGTGTCGAAGCTGGTTCCGGCGCGAAGGCCGAGACGCCCGCGCAGGGTTCGCCCGTCGGACATGCCGACCGTCGCGCCGGAAACCTCCAGATCCTCCATTTCGGTATAGACATAATCGAGGGTCGCCTGCGGTTCGAGGAAGAAGCCGCCGAGGTTGGCGCGATAGCCGGTATCGATCCGCGCGCCGTAGCTGCGCACATTGTCATTGTCCCGTTCGATGCCGCCATTGGCATAATCGAGGTCGAGGATGTCGGCCTTCACCAGGATGTCGGTGAAGAAATTGCCGGTGACGTAGGTCATGTAGCCGCCGATATTGTAGCCGCTGAACCGCGCCTCGCCATCGTCGTCGTTGAAATCGACGTCCGAGCGGACATAGCCGGCGAGGACGCCCGCCATCACCACGCCGCCGCGATCGTCGACCGTTTCGGAAACCTCGTCGAAACCGACCTGAACGCCCCAGTTGGTGACGGTCACCGAATTCGGCTCCGCGATGCGCACGATCTGCGCGTCGGCGGGCGCCGCGCCGACCAGCCCCG containing:
- a CDS encoding cold-shock protein; its protein translation is MTVGTVKFFNYDRGYGFIFNDAGGADAFVHITAVETAGLPGLNKDQRVSYELETDARGKTSAINLQAA
- a CDS encoding autotransporter outer membrane beta-barrel domain-containing protein, with the translated sequence MRLLCGSALASTFLASGLVGAAPADAQIVRIAEPNSVTVTNWGVQVGFDEVSETVDDRGGVVMAGVLAGYVRSDVDFNDDDGEARFSGYNIGGYMTYVTGNFFTDILVKADILDLDYANGGIERDNDNVRSYGARIDTGYRANLGGFFLEPQATLDYVYTEMEDLEVSGATVGMSDGRTLRGRLGLRAGTSFDTGGTRIEASIMPSVWHYLHSESAVAITGAGETVRIDDPRNKTYGEVSGIVNVFGASDRTSAFLKADYRFGDDLKGYGLRAGLRFQF